The following proteins are co-located in the Citrobacter freundii ATCC 8090 = MTCC 1658 = NBRC 12681 genome:
- the yodD gene encoding YodD family peroxide/acid resistance protein: MKTAKEYSDTAKREVSVDVDALLKAINEICESEIHRSQDDPERVSVDGRDYHTWHELADAFELDIHDFSVSEINR; encoded by the coding sequence ACCGCGAAAGAGTACAGCGATACGGCCAAACGTGAAGTCAGCGTCGATGTCGACGCGCTGCTAAAGGCAATCAACGAAATCTGCGAGAGTGAAATTCATCGCAGCCAGGATGACCCGGAGCGCGTTAGCGTCGACGGCCGAGATTACCATACATGGCATGAACTGGCCGACGCGTTCGAGCTTGATATCCATGACTTTAGCGTATCGGAGATCAATCGCTGA
- a CDS encoding YodC family protein — protein sequence MVFSVSEEVTSKEGGPRMIVTGYASGMVECRWYDGFGVKREAFREDELVVPGERRQLCQDA from the coding sequence ATGGTCTTTTCTGTCAGTGAGGAAGTCACCTCCAAAGAGGGTGGCCCACGTATGATCGTTACCGGGTATGCCAGCGGAATGGTGGAGTGTCGCTGGTACGACGGCTTTGGCGTTAAACGGGAAGCATTCCGTGAAGATGAACTGGTGGTGCCGGGCGAGCGAAGACAGCTCTGTCAGGATGCCTGA